One part of the Desulfovibrio sp. TomC genome encodes these proteins:
- a CDS encoding HD domain-containing protein: protein MKRYLVGGAVRDILLGRPVVDQDYLIVDATPEAFVRRYRRARQVGKTFPVFMLGAAQYAWPRGDDINEDLLARDLTINAMAMGDSRHIAGRLHFHPLALADLRDRLLRPCGEMSMFDDPLRVYRAARFAASLPDFSPHPELIAQMRAIAACGALSDVFAERVAQEVRKALDAPMPSRFFSLLAETGCLLPWLPELEAARHIPAGPPEFHDGSIFEHMLKVVDKLAGEPLAGWMAVCHDLGKIATPQCEWPRHHGHDDRGVAIAEEVGRRLKLPNRVREAGVAAAKLHMKAARYEELRAGTRVDMLAWLHKHEMVEPLFALVRADSGHDVFPLAKRDLKVMLSVHLPGRQRQRGPISGERLRNLRCQKLAEHDKSQGRAPEGHGDSDAPLELPGD from the coding sequence ATGAAACGGTATCTCGTAGGCGGCGCGGTCCGCGATATTTTGCTCGGCCGGCCGGTTGTGGACCAGGATTACCTCATTGTCGACGCAACGCCCGAAGCGTTCGTGAGACGGTATCGAAGGGCACGGCAAGTCGGCAAGACCTTTCCGGTTTTCATGCTGGGCGCGGCCCAGTATGCTTGGCCGCGCGGGGATGACATCAACGAGGACCTGCTGGCCCGGGACCTCACCATAAACGCCATGGCCATGGGCGATTCCCGGCACATTGCCGGACGGTTGCATTTCCATCCCCTGGCCCTGGCCGATCTGCGCGACCGGCTGTTGCGCCCGTGCGGCGAGATGTCGATGTTCGACGATCCGCTGCGGGTCTACCGGGCGGCCCGGTTTGCCGCCTCGCTGCCGGATTTTTCGCCCCACCCGGAGCTTATCGCCCAAATGCGGGCGATTGCGGCTTGCGGCGCACTGTCCGATGTTTTTGCCGAGCGGGTGGCCCAGGAGGTGCGAAAGGCCCTGGATGCGCCCATGCCCTCGCGCTTCTTCTCGCTTCTGGCCGAAACCGGCTGCCTGCTCCCCTGGCTGCCCGAACTCGAAGCGGCCCGCCACATCCCGGCCGGGCCGCCCGAATTCCATGACGGCAGCATCTTTGAGCACATGCTCAAGGTGGTGGACAAGCTGGCTGGAGAACCGCTGGCCGGCTGGATGGCCGTGTGCCACGACCTGGGCAAGATCGCCACCCCCCAGTGCGAATGGCCGCGCCATCACGGTCATGACGACCGGGGCGTGGCCATTGCCGAGGAAGTCGGCCGCAGGCTCAAGCTCCCCAACCGGGTTCGCGAGGCCGGGGTGGCGGCGGCCAAACTGCACATGAAGGCAGCGCGCTACGAGGAATTGCGGGCCGGCACCCGGGTCGACATGCTCGCCTGGCTGCACAAGCACGAGATGGTGGAACCGCTTTTTGCATTGGTCCGGGCCGACAGCGGCCATGACGTCTTTCCCCTGGCCAAGCGGGACCTCAAGGTCATGCTCTCGGTCCATCTGCCCGGCCGCCAGCGCCAGCGCGGGCCGATCTCAGGCGAACGGCTGCGCAACCTGCGCTGCCAGAAACTGGCCGAGCACGACAAGTCCCAGGGCCGCGCTCCCGAAGGCCACGGGGACAGCGATGCGCCGCTGGAATTGCCGGGCGACTAA